The segment ttttacatATAACGGTTTCTCGTAATAACAGCCAAGGCCtaaagaaatgtgatttttctttttgtatttgaaaGTCTAGCCCCGAGAGTGTCTGACTCCACTAATGCTGGAGCGGAAATCTGAGCATAGAGTTGTTCCCATGGACGTAAAAGGAGGCCTAACCTTAAGTAACGACATTAGTGATCtgagggcacttcatcatgtgTGCATTGCAGcatgaatataaaacaataattacccatcatttttcttctcattttccaCAGTATGGGACAGCTTTTATGGTATTAATAACACTTTGGGTTGTTCATCATTAACTACCCTTCAGGCCTTGCCCACGGTCTGTACCATCCAAACCCTCCATAAATACAGGGCTGAGAGGCGCTCACAGAGGAACATAGGAACCAGGAGAAGTGTGTGATCCATCACAGGCAGCAAGATGAAGACCACCATCTGGGTGTTAGTCCTCCTCGTAGTTGTGTGCAAGTCCTCCAGCGCTGTGACTGTCACGGTAAGaacacctgaaacctgaaaagCTCCAGCTTTCCTcctttctatgttttcttttgattttgcacttattttgttttgcaattGTTTTTTGAAAGTCTTTATGTTAACTTGACCTTTTTGTGTGGCTGTttgattatatattattgttatactgtatatatactattattCTGGAATTTTAGCAAGTCATTTGTTTTTTCCAGCGTTGACTCTGATGAGCTCTCTCATCACAAACTATTTTGAGGGAGCTTCTCAAATGAGGCCTGCGCATTTATTTTAAGACTTTTGTTATGTTCTGCTATTTTTGTGCTTTGGCGCACATTTTCAGATAATCGCTCCTGAAGATATTCATAGTGTTGCACTTGGTTCTACACATGAAATGTGAATACAAAAATTGAGCTGAGTGAGAAGTTCAAACCCTCGTTAGACGTAACCCTTCTCACCTCTGCACAAAAGACAAAGGAAGTGGTTCCACTTTGTAATATGTTCCCTTGTTACTGCTTTAGACTTCTCCATTAACATGCAGGTTGCCAGGTTGAGAACATCCAGCATTACACCTTCtggaacaaaaaaatgttttaaactaaGTGGGGAAATTACATAATGTTCATTATTTGTTAGCATTATCAAAGCCATTACATAAAAAGTAAAGGGTGGTACCCGCAATTATCAATAATATGCAAAGTATGCAGTTTAGTAAGTCGATAAGTCAAAGTGACTGTAACACTAGTCGTATCCTGTGGTATTCCTTATAGGAGGCAGACTTTCACTTCTCCCTGGAGGCAGTGAAGGCCCTGGGGGCTCTGATGACTGGAGACGATGCACCAGCAGAGCAGGAGCTCCAGCTGGTGGAGGCCAGAGCAGCAGCGGTGTGTTCTCACCCCGCTCTGCCACAAGACTTTAGACCTCTGTGTTTGAGGACCGATGCTGGAGCATCTCTGGCCAGACTGGGTAAAGTccatttttaaatacagttaAGTGATGGGTGGGTTTCCAGTGGAAAGCTATAGTGTATTTACTCAACTCAGTACTTAAGTAAAATGTTACATCTCAAAGGGGaatattgtacttcttactCCACTACAGTTGTCTGACAGCTTTAGGCTCAGTGTGAGAGCGGGTCGGCTCCACGAGTCcctgtcgatgtgtccttggtccagacacttaaccccaaattatCTATTTAAAACGTCTCTTGGAGAAACtgggtaataataataatacatttatttatatagcacctttaaaaacagggtttacaaagtgctctacatagaagcaaggtaaaaacacaacatcaatacaagtaaacatttcagaaaatacatgtggCAAAGGAGACAACAGGATAAAAACagggctgtttttattttatcgtTCTCACAGTCAGAAACAACAATTCATCCAGATTATCTATATGGTTCCCATCATCGAGGTCAGGAGCTCAGTGGTTCATAAGATAAAGACGACATGACTGAAGGGataacaaagaaagagaaaatgtaaaaaggaaaCTACAATATTGACACAACATGATACAAAATGATGCTTCGGACTGACATTTCTCAAACAGTTGAACCTCTTCAAACAATATaaatccttcaaaataaaacaatcggAGAAGGAAGAATCACTGCTTAGTGAATCACATCCACACTAATGTGATGTCATAGGTAGACGCTTGTGTTGTCGGACCACATCATGTGATCATAGCGGTTCTGGACGGGTCCATGCCGTTTGATACTGAGGTCTTAAGGATGTTCCTCGTTCAGTCTATCTGTGCAACACTTTGGTTCACAGTAAAGTATCTCAACAACTACTCAGATCTTTATGATATTTTGGTGGATATTCGTGGTCCCCAGCAAATGATTTGGAAtatttttgatgtttttctcctctttttcagCACTCGTGGCTTGGCACTCTGACGCCTGTGAGATCTGTGAATCTGTTGCCTGCACTGGATGCTGAAAGGGAAACCTGCATTGTGACGTCATCTGTCACAGAACGATTCCTGGTTTTTTGACTGTATTCAAAATCCAAAATGAtatatgaaaaaacaaaaaaagagaagaaacattgacatctttttgtttgtgtgatgaTTGATTATGTGTTTCTTCTGATTTGTCGTCTATAGTTTGTTTGGTCGTCAGCTGAAAGTGTCACATTTGAACAGAGCGGAATACAAGTTGTCAAAGTCTATTCCATCTGgttatatctttaaaaaattgatgtaattgtttgttattgaaatcttaataaaatatttgaatggaaaaaaaggtctatatttttgtatttctttagaAGCTTCCTGTAGGTTTTAAAGCAGACTTagacagagagaagcagacagaaaggTCTACAATAAGTAGGATACATTAGGATGTCAAACTAATTCAGCATTCAActggttaaaaagaaaaagctacaGATCagagtaataaaataaaatgcccTGCCAATGAAAGAAGGCACAGCAGGGTTTGTGTCATGCTGGGTAGATCTTTATTCACTCTTACAATCATCAACATGTTAAGTATATAGTTAGTGATATTAGTAATGTTAGCTCTACAGGGTTTCATGTAGAAAAGTAACACTTTAGAAATGTGTATCTCCTTCAACCTCTATTACACAACGTGTCACCATGACCCAGATCCACTGCACCAGGACATGGAGGACACCATGAGGGTCTATGAAGCAGAGACCCTGGTCACAGCTGGCCGATgctacgctgtgattggccagtctgctcTCCAGGGGCGGAACCGAGTGCATTGTCATTTCATACAGCAAAAAAGTTTCCATAATCAatctatttaattatatattaacaaGGTGTG is part of the Cyclopterus lumpus isolate fCycLum1 chromosome 7, fCycLum1.pri, whole genome shotgun sequence genome and harbors:
- the LOC117733556 gene encoding guanylate cyclase activator 2B-like; this translates as MKTTIWVLVLLVVVCKSSSAVTVTEADFHFSLEAVKALGALMTGDDAPAEQELQLVEARAAAVCSHPALPQDFRPLCLRTDAGASLARLALVAWHSDACEICESVACTGC